Below is a window of Arthrobacter sp. SLBN-112 DNA.
GCCGTCACCACCGTGGACTGGCACAGCGTCAAACCGTCCACCCTGAAGAGAATGCCGGTACCGGAGACGCTCGTCATGGCCGTCACCGTCGCCGTCGTGGTCCTCACGGGCAACCTCGCATACGGCGTGCTGGTCGGCGTGGTCCTCGCGATGGTGCTGTTCGCGCGCCGCGTGGCCCACGTCATCAGTGTTGAGCGGACCTTGGCCGACGACAACGGGAGCGTCCGCTACGAGGTGGTGGGGCCGCTCTTCTTCGGCAGCAGCAATGACCTCGTGGAGCACTTCGCCTACGCCGACGACCCCGCCGCCGTGACCATCGACCTCAGCCGGGCCCAGATCTGGGATGCCTCAACGGTGGCCGCCCTGGACTCGATCGAGACGAAGTACGCGGACCATGGCGCCACGGTGGCAATCGAAGGCCTGGACGAGCGCAGCACCGGCTTCCACCGCCGCCTCACGGGGCACCTGGGCGCCTGACCATCCCCGCCCCGTTCTGATGAACAGGCGGGACCTGCGTGGCCCCGCCTGTTCACCATGCGGTTCAGGAGAAGCGCCCGGGCCGGAAAGTTGCAAGCATAGGGTGCTTTTTGCCGGTCAGGATCTCGCCGGCCAGAAGCTCGCCGGCGATGAGTCCCAGAGTCGCGCCGGAGTGGGTGAACGCCACGAAGCATCCGGGAACCTGGCCCAACTCGCCCAGGACGGGTTCGCCGTCGCCGGGAATGGGCTTGTAGCCCATCTTCCAGGAGGCGGGCTTGAGTTCCGGGTTTCCTTCAATCAGCTTCGAGGCCTCGTCGGCGAGTTCCTGCACCACCTCGTCCGGGATGCTGAACGAGCCGTCCGCATGCTCGGTGATGCGCTCTTCGTACCAGTCGTGGTCCAGGGCGAACGTGCCGCCCGGATTGGGCCGGAGGGCTGCGCGCGGCGTGTTCATTACTGCGGCAACGTCGTGCTGCACCTGCTTGGTCACCACCAGCATGGACACCGGGGACCCATTGGGGATGTGCACCCCCAGGGGTTCGACGACGGCAGGCGTCGCTGCACCGCAGGCCACCAGGACCGCGTCGGCGGCGTATGTTCCCCCTGCGGAGGTCTCCACGCCCGTGGCGCGGCCGCCCTCCACCATGACGGAGGCCTTGCCGGCGTTGAGGACCAGTTCACCGCCGCGGGCGTGGAATTCTTCCATGAGGAAGTCGATCAGGTCCGGGAGGCTGACCCAGCCCTCGCCCGGGTTGAAGATTGCGTTCTCCGGTACAGCGCCGGCGTCAATCCCGGCGGTGACGGCAGCGATGTCTTCCGGGGCAATGAGCTTCGAGTCGTAGCCGATGGACTTTTCATAGGCGTGCCGGCCCTCGGTGGTTTCCCGCTGCCCTTGGGCGTTCCACATCAGGCCGCCACCGAACTGCAGCCATTCCCGTGCCGGATCAGCGGCAAAGAGGGTGCGGTAGCGGTCCACGCCGGTCACGCGCAACTGGTGGTACGGGGTGGACCGTTCACCGGCGGAGTTAAGCCAGGACAGCGACCGGCCGCTGGCTTCGCTGGCCAGGCCGCGTTCGGTCAGCAGGATGACGGAGGCACCGTCGCGAAGAAGGTGCACTGCGGTGGAGACGCCCAGGATGCCGCCGCCGATGATGGCGACTCTTTTGGTGGATGTTGCAGAGGACATTGGTGTCCCTTTCTGATTCATGATGTTGAAGGACGCGGCGGCGCCCGGAAAAGGAAGGGTGCGGCCGGGTCAGGCCATGGCGTGGATGCCCTCGATGATTTTCAGCACGTTCAGCGGTCCGGCCGGATCCACCGGCAGGGGCCCCTGTCCGCGCAGGGCGCCGGCCAGCTGCACGTAGAACTGCGGGTAGGCGCCGCGCTCTGCGGGAACGGCTCCAGCGCTCCCATCCACCCCAAGGAGCCCCCAACTTCCCTGGGGTTCCACACCGTAGCCGGGGTCCGACGGCGGCAGGCCGGCTGCGAGGGCAGGTTCCTGGCCGTCGAGGCCCCATTTGGTGTAGGCGGACCGGGAACCCAGGACGTGGAAGCGTGGTCCGGCCTGCGCTGCCATGCCGTTCATCCAGAGCCGGGAGCGGACACCCGAGGTGTGCAGCATGGACACAAAGGCTTCGGTATCGGCTGCGTCCTGGTGTGGTCCACGGTTGGCGGTTTCGCCGTAGGTGCGCTCCACCGGGCCGAAGAGCTGGACCGCCTGGTCGATCAGGTGCGCGCCGAGGTCGTGCAGGATGCCGCCGCCCTCGGAAAGGGACACGGTGTCCCGCCAGTTTCCAAAACCCTCCGGCCGCCACCATTCAAACCGCGATTCGAACGTGGTGACCTCGCCGAGAGCTCCGGACGCCAGCACCTTCTTCAGGGTGAGGAAGTCCGCATCCCACCTGCGGTTTTGGAACACCGTCAGCCGCACCCCGCCGTCGGCCGCCCTGCTGATCAGCTCCTCACCCAAAGCCGACGTGGGGACAAAGGGCTTGTCCACCACCACGTGCAGGCCGTGCGCGATGGCTGTTGCGGCCAAGTCGAAGTGGGTGTGCGGTGGGGTGCCCAGGACAACCAGGTCCAGGTCCGCAGCGCAGGCGAACAGTTCCTCCGGCGTCCGGATGATGCGTGCCTGCGGGTAGAGGCGTGAGGCGTCTGCGGCCCGCTCGGGCCGGGATGTGACTATTACGTGGAGGGAGAAGTCCGGATTGGCGGCGATCAGCGGCGCATGGAACACGTTGCCGGAGATGCCAAAGCCGACGACGGCGGTCCGGATGGGTGCCGCTGCAGCCACAGCCATCAGAGCACCTCCGAGAGGAAGCGCTGGAGGCGTTCGCTGCGGGGGTTGTCGAAGAGTTGCGCGGGCGTCCCGGCTTCGACAACTTCGCCTTCGTCCATGAAGACCACCTGGTCCGCCACCTTGCGGGCGAAGCCCATTTCGTGGGTGACCACGAGCATGGTCATGCCGCGCCGGCCCAGGCCTGCCATCAGGTTCAGGACGCCTTTGACCAGTTCGGGGTCCAGGGCGCTGGTGGCCTCGTCGAAGAGCATTACTTCCGGTTCCATGGCGAGGGCCCTGGCGATGGCGACGCGTTGCTGCTGGCCGCCGGAAAGGTCCCTGGGGCGGTGGTCGGCGCGTTCGGCCAGCCCCACCTCGGCCAAGCGGCGGCGCGCAGTTTCCATGGCTCGCGCCTTGGGCATCCCCTTGACGCTCCAGAGGGCAAGGGCCACGTTCTCTTCGGCGGTGTGGTCCGGGAAGAGGTTGAAGTGCTGGAACACCATGCCGATGCGCGTCCGGAGGGTGTCGGGGTTGGCGCCGAGGGTGCTTTCGCCAGCCAGGAGCACATCACCGCTCCTGGGTTCATGCAGCCGGTTGACGCCGCGCAGCAGGGTGGATTTTCCGGAGCCCGAGGGGCCGATGATGCAGGTGGTGGTGCCCGGGGCGACTGAGAGGCTGACGTTGCGCAGCACTTCGATGTCACCGTAGGCCATGGTCAGGTTGCGCAGTTCCAGGCTGGAGCCATGGAAGGCCTGGGTATCAGGGCTGGTGTGCTTGTCCCTGCGGGCAGTGTTGCTAGTGGTGGGGGTGGGCAGGTTCATGTGTTGCTCCCGGTGGTGAGCGGCGAGGCCGCGTCGAGTTCCTTGACTTCCTTCAGCCCGCTGGTGGGCGGTGCCGCACGGCGGCGGCCGGTGCGGAACTTGTTGTCGAAGTGGTTCACCAGGTGGGTCAGCGGAACGGTGATCACCAGGTAGAAGAGGCCGGCTGCCACCAGCGGCGAGAGGTTGCCGGACAGGACGGCGGCATCCTGGCCCACGCGGAAGAGTTCGCGTTCGGACACGAGCAGCCCCAGGAAGTACACGAGGGAGGAGTCCTTCACGATGGCGATGAACTGGTTCACCAGGGCCGGAAGCACCCGGCGGACGCCTTGGGGCACCACCACCAGGGCCATGGACTTGGCGTAGCTCATGCCCAGGGCCCGGCAGGCTTCACCCTGGCCTTTGTCCACGCTCAGGATCCCGGCGCGGAAAATCTCGCCGATGTAGGCGCTGGCGATCAGGCTCAGGGCGATGATGCCCAGCGGGTAGGGCGACGGGCCGAAAACCGATTGGCTAAGGCGGGCAAAACCCTGGCCGATCAGCAGGATGGTGAGGATGGCGGGCAGGCCGCGGAAAAGGTCCGTGTAGATCCGGGCCGGTACCCGCAGCCATGGGGACGGAGAGATGCCCATGACGGCCACCACCATGCCCAGGACCGTGCCCAGGACGGTGGCGGCGATGGAGATGATCAGCGTGTTGAGCAGGCCGACCGCCAGGAGTTGGGGCAGGACCTCGGCCATTGCGCCGAAGTCGAAGAAGGTTCGGATGATGGTGTTGAGCCAGTCCATGGTTGCTCTCAGACGTAGGTTGGGTGGAGGTGCCGGACGGGCCGCTTGCTGCGGCCCGTCCGGTCAGGCGGCCAAAAGAGGTGTTTGCCGGCCGGCTGATTGCCTGTGCTACTTGCTCGGCGCCGGCGAGGCGGTCTGCTCGGCCTTGGGCAGGTACTGCTCAGGCATCGGGGAGCCCGGGAACCACTTCTGGTAGAGCTTCTTCCAGGTGCCGTCCTCCATGGCTGCGGCCAGGCCCTTGTTCAGGGCTTCCTTGAACGCCGTCTTGCCCTTGGCCACCGCGAAGCCGGCAGGGGCATCGAAGGACGGAATGTCTGCAGCGCTGACCAGCCCGTGCTGTGCCTCGTAAGCCTTGGCGGCCTCGTAGTCGAGGAAGTGGGCGTCCACCGCCCCGCTGTTCACCGCTGCGATGGCCGTGTTGTTGTCCGGGAAGCGGACCAGGCTGGCCGAGGTGAAGTTCTTCACGGCATACGCTTCCTGGAGGGTTCCCTGGACCACGCCGAGCCGCTTGGCCGGCCAAGCCGTCGACGCCCGTGATTCCGGAGGTCTTGGTGGTGATCACGGTCAGGTAGCCGGCGAGGTAGCCATCCGAAAAGTCGACGGTTTCCTTGCGCTTGTCCGTGATGCCGATGGCGGCAACGCCGGCGTCGAACTGTCCGTTGGCCACCGCGGCCAGGAGACCGGAAAAGTCCTGTCCGGTGAAGACCACGTTGTCCACACCGGCCCGGTGGGCCACGTCCTTGAAGAGTTCCACGTCGAAACCGGTGAAGTTACCGGAGGCGTCCGCGAAGGTGTACGGCTTGGAGTCGCCCAGGCTGGCTACCCGGATGGTACCGGGCTGGATCAGGCCGTACGGATTGTTCTCCGTGCTGGAGGCGGCCGAGGTGGTGCCGCAGCCGGAAAGGGCCAGGACCCCCGCGAGTGCTGCCGCGGCAATGCCGGCCGGGCCGAATTTCATTTTCTTCACAGCGTTGTCCAATCGTTGGTGGGAAGGCGGTGCTGTCAGGGCCGCCGAAGAAAGTCTTCGATGCTCTTGTTGAGTCCGGTCTCACACCCTAGGATTGAGACCGGACTCACATCGATGAATAGAAATGTAGCCGAAGTCACATGGGGCGTCAACACCCCGTCGAAAGGTAACGATGAACGGTGAAGGAGCACGGCGGCGGGACGTAACCGTTGCCGACGTCGCAAAGGCCGCGCAGGTATCCAAGGCCCAGGCGGCGCGGGCACTGGGGAACTACGGTGCGGTCAGCGATGATGTGCGCGAGCGCGTCCTCGCCGCGGCGGAAGCCTTGTCCTACCGCCCCAACGAGCTCGCCCGCAGTATGAACACGGGGAAATCCCACACCATCGGCGTGGTGGTGGGTGACATCGAAAACCCGCACTTCGGCCTTGCCACCCGGGGCATCACAGACACTGCCAAGAAGGCCGGCTATAACGTCATCCTGGTCAACACGGACGAGGACCGCGCGGCCGAGGTGGACGCGGTCCGGGTTTTGCTGGACAAGCGCGTGGACGGGCTGATTGTGGCGCCGGCGTCCTCCGTGGATACCGGGCATCTGCAGGAAGTCCACAGGTCCGGCCGCCCCCTGGTTTTTATCGACCGTACCGCCGGTGACCTGCAGGTGGAGACCATGGCGGTGGACATGGCACGGATCTCCCTTGAGGCCACGCAGCATTTGCTCGAGGCCGGGCACCGCCGCATCGCCTTCGTCTCCACATTGAGGACTGACGCGCCCTACACCCCCGGGATGGCCCTTGAGTCATCGCAGATCGCCGACCGCCTTGCGGGCATGCGGCAGGCCTTCCTGGAATCCGGGCTGCCTTTTCCGGAAGACCTGGTCAGGTTGAATGCGGGCGACGAAGACTCCATCCGCAGTATCACCCGCGAAGTGCTGCGGGACCCCGACCGTGCCACAGCCATGGTCGCATCGGACGGCCTGATCGCCCTCAGCGTCGTTGAGGCGATCCAGGAACTGGGCCTGTCCATTCCCGCAGACGTTTCGTTCCTCATGTATGACGACTTCGCGTGGACCAGGCTCACCACGCCGCCCCTGACCGTCATTGCCCAGCCCGTCTACAACATGGGCGTGGCAGCGGCCAAGGCGCTCATCCGCCAGATGGAGGGATTGCCCCCCGCCGCCCCGGCCCAGTTCACAGCCACCCTGGTGCGGCGCGGATCGGTGGGACCGCTGCGGACGGGAGGGGACCATTCGCACCTTCAATCGGCCGGACACGGTTACCCTGAGCCATGAGCCACCAACAGAAAACCTGGCACGAGAAACATAAAGCCTCCCTGAGCAAGGGTCAGCGCGCCGCGGACATCATGCGCAACGGAATGGGAAGCTGGCCCTTCGTTGCCAGCTTCATCGGCTTCATGCTCATCTGGGCCGCCATCAATACCTGGGCACTGGCGGCGAACGCCTGGGACCCGTACCCCTATATCCTCCTGAACCTCCTGCTCTCAATGCTGGCCGGACTTCAGGGTGCAATCCTGCTCATCGCCGCCAAACGGCAGGACGCCATTGCCGCGGCTATGGCCCAACACGACTACGACACGAACACCGAGGCAAAGAAGGAGATCGAACTCCTCATCTCCATCAACCGCATCCAGCTGGAAATCCTGCAGGAACTGAAGAAGTCGGCATCAGCCTAGGCCCACCCCTACTGGGAGGCGTCATATCCTGCCAGCAGGCGCCGTGACGCGGTCTGCATGTGCGAGCGCATGGTCGCGGTCACGGCATCTGCGTCGCGGGCAGCCAGGGCCTCATGGATCATGGCGTGCTCCTTAAGGGCGGCCGCGGCATGTCCTTCGTCCGTGAGGGCGCGGTCCACCCAGATCCGCAGGAGTGAGCGGATACTTTGCAGGAGTTCCTGGAGGACCTGGTTTCCTGACGCCTCGGCGATCTCGCGGTGGAAGGCTGCGTCCGCCTCGACGAAGGCGCCGAGGTCGTCCAGGGTTCCGGCCATGGTCTCCAGGTTGACGCGCATCCGGGCCAGCGCCTCTTCCGTGATGCGCTCCGCGGCCAGCTGGGCAGCCTGGACTTCCAGCCCGCTGCGCAGTTCCACGAGTTCGCGCGTGCGGGGGGCGCCCAGCATGAGGCCCCAGCTCAGGGTGCGCGGCAAGAGCTCGGAGACGCCGTCGCGAAGGTAGGTTCCCGACCCGGGCCGGACCACCACGACGCCCAGGATTTCGAGCGCAGCGAGGGCCTCCCGCACCGCAGAACGGCCCACGCCAAGGGAGGCGGCCAGCGTCCGCTCGGCAGGGAGCCTGGTCCCAGGGGCGATGTCGCCACTCGTAAAGAACGCCAGCAGGCGCTCAGCCACCTCAGACACCACGGAGCCCTGCCCCAAGGAACCGAGGGCAGCACTGATCTTGGCCGTCGAGGCGGCGGATTCTACGGACACCACCCAAGCGTAACAACTGGTTGACCACGCCCGGCAGCGGCCCACGGGCCGCATCCAGTCCGGCAATCCGAAATAAACTAGTCAACCGGTTGACCAATTATTCTTTCAGTCTTATGGTGGAACTCACAGCTTCACCCCCCCGCGGCGCCCCAAAGGCCACGCGCATATGAGACAACCCCACGCCTCCAGTGACGGACGCGGCCTGGGCACCAACATCTAGGAGTCAATGTGGACACCACACAATCGGTGGTCGAAAAATCCGCAATCAGGAAAGTGGCGATCCGGCTTGTCCCGTTCGTCGCGATGATGTTCTTCATCAACTACCTCGACCGCACCGCCATCTCATTCGCCGGCCCCAACGGCATGAACACGGACCTGGCGCTGAATGCCGCACAGTTCGGCTTTGCCTCAGGCGTCTTCTTCATCGGCTACATCCTGCTCGAGATCCCCTCCAACCTGGCGCTCCACAAATTCGGTGCCCGCCGCTGGCTGGCCCGCATCATGGTCAGCTGGGGCATCGTCTCGCTGCTGTTCACCTGGGTGGCCAACGTCGAACAGCTCTACATCCTGCGCTTCATCCTCGGCGTTGCCGAGGCAGGCTTCTTCCCCGGCGCCATCCTCTTCCTGAGCCTCTGGGTTCCCGCACGACACCGAAGCAAGATCCTGGCCCTGTTCTACCTGGCCCAGCCGCTGACCACCGTCATCGGCGCCCCGCTGGCAGGGCTCCTGATCCAGCAGCACGGCCTCTTCGGCCTCGACGGCTGGCGCGTGATGTTCCTCGGCGTCGCCATCCCCGCCATCCTGATCGGCATCATTTCCTGGTTCTACCTGGCAGACTCCCCCGCCAAGGCCAAGTGGCTCTCCGCCGAGGAAAAGACCTGGCTGACGGGCGCCTTGAAAAAGGAAAAGAAGGAAACCACCGCCGGCAACAAGCACGTCAGCGTCCGCACCGTGTTCGGCAACGGCCGCGTCTGGATGCTCTCCCTGATCTACTTCGGCTTCATCTACGGCCTCTACGCCCTCGGATTCTTCCTGCCCACCATCATTTCCGGCTTCGAAGGCATCTATGGCACCAAGTTCGACGTCTTCCAGAAGGGCCTGATCACCGCCATCCCGTACCTGCCGGCAGCCATTGCCCTGTACTTCTGGTCCAAGGACGCCACCAAGCGCGGCGTCAAGACATGGCACATCGCGGTGCCCGCCCTGGTGGGTGGCCTAAGCATCCCGCTGGCACTGTTCGCAGGATCACCGGCAGCCACCATCGCCGTCATCACCATCACGGCAATGGCCATCTTCGCGGCCCTCCCCAACTTCTGGACTGTCCCCACGCAGTTCCTGACCGGTGCGGCCGCCGCAGCCGGCATCGCCTTGATCAACACCGTGGGCAACCTGGCAGGCTTCAGCGCCGGCTACATCACCGGTTGGCTCAAGGACTGGACCGGCGATTACACCGTGCCGATGTTCGTGGTGGGCGCGTTCATGCTCCTCTCAGCTGTGCTGATGCTGGTCCTCAGCCGCTCCGGCCGCGTCACGGACAGCGTTCGCCCCGAGGCCCTCAACCCTGCGGCTGCCGGACAGCACGCCGAACCCTGACGGCCTCAGAGCCACCTGAACCCGGGGGCGTCCCCCTTGCCCGGGGACGCCCCCGCACCAAGTATCGCGATTCCCACTGACCTTCCCAGCTAGGCCCAGGAGCTTTCCCATGACCCGCCTGTTCAACGAACCTTCAGCCTTCGCTGACGAAATGATCGAAGGATTCGTCGCCTCCCACGGCCGGTGGGTCCGGCGCGTCTCCGGCGGTGTTGTCCGCAACACCAAAAGCACCCCGGACACGGTGGCCCTGGTAATCGGCGGTGGTTCCGGACACTATCCCGCATTCGCAGGACTGGTAGGCCAGGGCCTGGCACACGGCGCCGCGATGGGCAACCTGTTCGCGTCACCGTCGGCGCAGCAGGTCTACAACGTGGCCAGGGCAGCCAACAACGGCGCCGGCGTACTGCTGGGATACGGCAACTATGCCGGGGACGTCCTGCACTTCACCCAGGCGCAGGAAAAGCTGCGCCGGGAAGGCATTGATTGCCGCAGCATCGCAGTCACGGACGACGTCTCCTCCGCCCCGATCGAGGAGCACACCAAGCGCCGCGGCATCGCCGGGGACCTCACCGTGTTCAAGGTGGCAGCGGCTGCCGCTGAGGCAGGCTACGGCATGGATGCGGTGGTGGACATCGCTGAACGCGCCAACCACCGCACGCGTTCCTTCGGGGTCGCCTTCACCGGGTGCACCCTCCCGGGAGCTGAACAGCCGCTGTTTTCCGTCCCCGAGGGACGGATGGCCGTAGGCATGGGCATCCACGGTGAGCCCGGCATCGGCGAAACAGCCATTCCGACGGCGGATGAGCTCGCCGACCTGCTCGTGGCCAAGCTCCTCACCGAGGTGCCGGACGGGATCACTCCCCACGGTGCCCGGGTGGTTCCCATCCTGAACGGCCTGGGCAGCGTGAAGTACGAGGAGCTCTTCGTGGTCTACCGCCGCGTGGCCCAGCTCCTGGCCGAGGCAGGCCTGCAGGCCGTGGATCCGCAGGTGGGCGAGCTCGTCACCAGCTTCGACATGGCCGGCACCTCCCTGACGCTTTTCTGGCTCGACGACGAACTCGAGAATCTCTGGAACGCCCCCGCCGACGGCCCGGCTTTCCGCCGCGGTGCCGTGACGGCCGAGGCACTGGAGGCGCCGGTGGGCGAGGCGGCCGACGTCGAACTATCCATTCCCGAGGCCACCGCGGAATCCCGCGCCGGGGCCGTCCGGGTCCTCGCCGCGCTCGGCGCGGCCAAGGACGCGGTGGACGCCAACGCGGCCGAACTGGGCCGCATCGACGCAATCGCCGGGGACGGCGACCACGGCATCGGCATGGAGCGCGGCGTGCGCGCCGCCGTCCAGGCCGCGGCAGACGCCGTCGCCCGCGGGGCCGGGGCCGCCACCACCTTGTACTTCGCGGCCGACGCGTGGGCGGACAAGGCCGGCGGCACGTCCGGTGCCCTGTGGGGCATGGCCCTTCGTGCGGTGGGCGATGCCGTGGGCGATGACAAAGCGCCCGACGCCGGTGCTGTCGCCACCGGGGTGGGCGGCGCCGCCGCAGCGATCATGGAGTTCGGCAAGGCCAAGGTGGGCGACAAGACCCTGGTGGACGTACTGGTTCCTTTCCGCGATACCCTCACGGCCCGAGTCAACAGCGGAAAGTCCCTGGCCAGCGCCTGGGACGCCGCCGCCACCGCCGCGCAGCGGGCGGCCGAGGACACGGCAAACCTGCTCCCCCTGATGGGCCGGGCACGTCCGCACGCCGAGAAGAGCCTCGGCACCCCGGACGCGGGCGCCGTCTCAATGGCCCTCATCGTCCGGGCCATCCACAACACCCTCAGCCAGAACACCACCATCAAGGAGAACGCATGAGCGCCAAACTGCGCCTGGTCATCGGGGCCGACGACGCCGGTTTCGACTACAAGGAAGCCCTCAAGGCAGACCTGGAAGCCTCCGAACTGGTCAAATCCGTGACCGACGTGGGGGTGGACGCCACCAGCCACACCCCGTACCCCTCCGTGGCCATCGCCGCGGCGGAACTCATCGCCGCCGGCAAGGCCGACCGCGCCCTGCTCGTCTGCGGCACCGGCCTGGGCGTCGCCATCGCAGCGAACAAGGTCCCCGGCGTCCGCGCCGTCACCGCGCACGACAGCTTCTCCGTTGAACGCGCCATCCTGAGCAACAACGCCCAGGTCCTGACCTTCGGCCAGCGCGTCGTCGGACTGGAACTCGCCCGGCGCCTCGCCAGGGAATGGCTCACCTACACCTTCGACGAAACCTCCGCCTCGGCAGAGAAAGTTTCCCTGATTAAGGACTACGAAGGTGTCACTTCCTGCTAAGCCCCGCACCGGACCCAAGGCCATCATCGGCGTCAGCCTGAAGATGTACTTCGGCTACGCGCGGTCAGTGGACTACTGCCGCGACGTCGCATCAATCGCCTTCACCCACCCCGCCGTGTTAAGCGGCGACATCGAACTCTTTGTCCTGCCCATCCTCCCGGCACTGCCGGAAGCGGCACGGATCCTCGGTCCGGCAGGTGCTGCCACCGGAGCGCAGGACATCTTCTGGGAAGACGAGGGCGCGTTCACCGGCGAAGTCGGCGGCAAAACAGTAGCTGAACTCGGCGGCCGGTACGCCGAGGTGGGCCACGCTGAACGCCGCCGGATCTTTGACGAGGACCAGCGCGTGATCGGACTGAAGACCGCCGCGGCCTACCGCAACGGCCTGACCCCCGTCCTCTGCGTCGGGGACCTGAACCGCGGATCCGTGGAGGAAGCCGTTGCCCAGTGCACGGCGGAAATCGATGGCATCCTCAAGCGCGCGTCATCGCTGACACCGGCCGCCAGGACCATCGTGGCGTACGAGCCGCAGTGGGCCATCGGCGCTCCGGAACCGGCAACGCCCGGGCATATCAGCGCGGTCATCACGGGCCTGGACGAGCACCTGCGCAGCCTGCCGGGGCAGGAAGACAGCCGCGTGATTTATGGTGGCAGCGCCGGCCCGGGCCTGATCGGCCAACTCGATCCCGCCGTCGCCGGCCTCTTCCTGGGCCGCTTCGCGCACGACCCGAAGGCGCTCAAAACCATCCTGGACGAGGCCGCGGCGCGGCTGGAAACAGCGGAGGTGGCGGCTTGACCTCGCGAATCGGCCTCAGCAGCTATGCGTTCTTCTGGCAGCTCTCGGACAAGGTCTCCTCGCCGCTGAGCATCCACGATGCCCTGGAACGGACGGCAGAACTCGGTGTGGACCTGTTCCAGGTCTGCGACTACGCGCCGCTGGAAGCCATGAGTGACGCGGACCTCCAGGCCGTGCGGGACACCGCGGACCAGCTGGGCATCAACCTGGAACTGGGCACCAAGGGGATCCGCCCGGAACACCTGCGCCGGTTCCTGCACATCGCCGGGATCCTCGGCTCGCCGCTGCTGCGCACCATGTTCAACTCCCCCGGGCACCTCCCCACCACTGAGGAAGCGGTGGCCATCTTCAAGGACGTGCTGCCGGAATTCAAGGACGCCGGGGTGAAGATCGCCGTCGAAACCTACGAACAGGTCCCCACCGGCCGCGTCCTGGACGTGATCCGGGGGGTGGACAGCCCGTACCTGGGGATCTGCAGCGACCCGGCCAACACGGTCGCGGCGCTGGAGATGCCGCGGGAGGTGATTGACGCCGTCGCGCCCTACGTCCTGAACATGCACATCAAGGACTTTGCCTTCAGCCGCAAGGACGGATGGGTGGGCTTCACCTACTCCGGCGCACCCCTGGGCGAAGGCCTGCTCGACTACG
It encodes the following:
- a CDS encoding dihydroxyacetone kinase family protein; the encoded protein is MTRLFNEPSAFADEMIEGFVASHGRWVRRVSGGVVRNTKSTPDTVALVIGGGSGHYPAFAGLVGQGLAHGAAMGNLFASPSAQQVYNVARAANNGAGVLLGYGNYAGDVLHFTQAQEKLRREGIDCRSIAVTDDVSSAPIEEHTKRRGIAGDLTVFKVAAAAAEAGYGMDAVVDIAERANHRTRSFGVAFTGCTLPGAEQPLFSVPEGRMAVGMGIHGEPGIGETAIPTADELADLLVAKLLTEVPDGITPHGARVVPILNGLGSVKYEELFVVYRRVAQLLAEAGLQAVDPQVGELVTSFDMAGTSLTLFWLDDELENLWNAPADGPAFRRGAVTAEALEAPVGEAADVELSIPEATAESRAGAVRVLAALGAAKDAVDANAAELGRIDAIAGDGDHGIGMERGVRAAVQAAADAVARGAGAATTLYFAADAWADKAGGTSGALWGMALRAVGDAVGDDKAPDAGAVATGVGGAAAAIMEFGKAKVGDKTLVDVLVPFRDTLTARVNSGKSLASAWDAAATAAQRAAEDTANLLPLMGRARPHAEKSLGTPDAGAVSMALIVRAIHNTLSQNTTIKENA
- a CDS encoding TIM barrel protein, whose translation is MTSRIGLSSYAFFWQLSDKVSSPLSIHDALERTAELGVDLFQVCDYAPLEAMSDADLQAVRDTADQLGINLELGTKGIRPEHLRRFLHIAGILGSPLLRTMFNSPGHLPTTEEAVAIFKDVLPEFKDAGVKIAVETYEQVPTGRVLDVIRGVDSPYLGICSDPANTVAALEMPREVIDAVAPYVLNMHIKDFAFSRKDGWVGFTYSGAPLGEGLLDYAYMAGKIRPHERNINQIVEHWLPWQDTEADTIRLENQWTRHSIEFLRSK
- a CDS encoding ribose-5-phosphate isomerase → MSAKLRLVIGADDAGFDYKEALKADLEASELVKSVTDVGVDATSHTPYPSVAIAAAELIAAGKADRALLVCGTGLGVAIAANKVPGVRAVTAHDSFSVERAILSNNAQVLTFGQRVVGLELARRLAREWLTYTFDETSASAEKVSLIKDYEGVTSC
- a CDS encoding triose-phosphate isomerase family protein; amino-acid sequence: MSLPAKPRTGPKAIIGVSLKMYFGYARSVDYCRDVASIAFTHPAVLSGDIELFVLPILPALPEAARILGPAGAATGAQDIFWEDEGAFTGEVGGKTVAELGGRYAEVGHAERRRIFDEDQRVIGLKTAAAYRNGLTPVLCVGDLNRGSVEEAVAQCTAEIDGILKRASSLTPAARTIVAYEPQWAIGAPEPATPGHISAVITGLDEHLRSLPGQEDSRVIYGGSAGPGLIGQLDPAVAGLFLGRFAHDPKALKTILDEAAARLETAEVAA